One part of the Malus sylvestris chromosome 2, drMalSylv7.2, whole genome shotgun sequence genome encodes these proteins:
- the LOC126610811 gene encoding uncharacterized protein LOC126610811, with amino-acid sequence MKTHKVSNSNKFSETRRIEKRGMKRKALERCSRLNSSKDILEVKGLIEQDSNEDSMLQLPGIPLAPSGQNMNPGVTFVLEKASLVPAYIGKKYQILNPEIHGDFLRKKNMDPYKYRPDIVHEALLQIMDSRLCMAGILQPVYVKTDEGVLIKVEPHARIPESLDKFCAMMSQLLQKLRIKAKGRRDTLLRVVQNPLSQHLPANSVKIGLSVSSQKTVQLREYVNAVSNNANLVFVVGAMAHGKIDSEYADDFISVSGYPLSAGVCLRSICIALERKWNIM; translated from the exons ATGAAGACCCATAAAGTTTCGAATTCGAACAAGTTCTCTGAAACAAG GAGGATCGAAAAGAGGGGAATGAAGAGAAAGGCCTTAGAGCGATGCTCAAGGCTTAATTCTTCCAAGGACATCTTGGAAGTCAAAGGACTTATTGAACAGGATAGTAATGAAGATTCTATGCTCCAACTTCCCGGCATTCCTCTAGCTCCTTCCGGCCAGAATATGAACCCTGGAGTTACTTTTGTTCTCGAAAAGGCCTCCTTGGTGCCTGCTTATATCGGCAAG AAGTACCAGATTTTAAATCCGGAAATACACGGGGACTTCCTTCGTAAAAAGAATATGGATCCTTATAAATACAGACCTGACATTGTTCACGAG GCCCTGCTTCAAATTATGGATTCCCGACTTTGCATGGCCGGCATACTGCAGCCGGTGTATGTTAAAACTGATGAAGGGGTTCTCATCAAAGTCGAACCGCATGCTCGTATACCAGAATCATTGGACAAGTTTTGTGCTATGATGT CACAACTATTGCAAAAGCTCCGCATTAAAGCCAAGGGTCGACGTGATACACTATTGCGTGTGGTTCAAAACCCCTTATCTCAGCATTTACCTGCCAACTCTGTCAAAATAG GCCTTTCTGTCAGTTCGCAAAAGACAGTTCAGTTACGGGAGTATGTAAATGCTGTCAGCAATAATGCCAATCTTGTTTTTGTG GTTGGTGCGATGGCTCACGGGAAAATTGATAGCGAGTATGCGGATGACTTCATATCAG TTTCTGGATATCCGCTGAGCGCTGGGGTGTGCCTGAGAAGTATATGTATAGCATTGGAGAGAAAGTGGAatattatgtga
- the LOC126610801 gene encoding uncharacterized protein LOC126610801: MKTHKASNSNKSSNGRRIEKRGMKRKALERCSRLKSSKDFLEVKGIIEQDSNEDSMLQLPGIPLAPSSQNMHPGVTFVLEKASLVPAYVGKKYQILNPEIHGDFLRKKNMDPYKYRPDIVHEALLQIMDTRLCMAGRLQPVYVKTDQGVLIKVEPHARIPESLDKFCAMMSQLLQKLRIKAKGRRDTLLRVVQNPLSQHLPSNSVKIGLSVSSQKEVQLREYVNAVSNNANLVFVVGAMAHGKIDSEYVDDFISVSGYPLSAGVCLRSICIALERKWNIL; the protein is encoded by the exons ATGAAGACCCACAAAGCTTCGAATTCGAACAAGTCCTCTAATGGAAG GAGGATCGAAAAGAGGGGAATGAAGAGAAAGGCCTTGGAGCGATGCTCAAGGCTTAAGTCTTCCAAGGACTTCTTGGAAGTCAAAGGAATTATTGAACAGGATAGTAATGAAGATTCTATGCTCCAACTTCCCGGCATTCCTCTAGCTCCTTCCAGCCAGAATATGCACCCTGGAGTTACTTTTGTTCTCGAAAAGGCCTCCTTGGTGCCTGCTTATGTCGGCAAG AAGTACCAGATTTTAAATCCAGAAATACACGGGGACTTCCTTCGGAAAAAGAATATGGATCCTTATAAATACAGACCTGACATTGTTCACGAG GCCCTCCTTCAAATTATGGATACCCGACTTTGCATGGCCGGCAGACTGCAGCCGGTGTATGTTAAAACTGACCAAGGGGTTCTCATCAAAGTCGAACCACATGCTCGTATACCAGAATCATTGGACAAGTTTTGTGCTATGATGT CACAATTATTGCAAAAGCTCCGCATTAAAGCCAAGGGTCGACGTGATACACTTTTGCGTGTGGTTCAGAACCCTTTATCTCAGCATTTACCTTCTAACTCCGTCAAAATAG GCCTTTCCGTCAGTTCGCAAAAGGAAGTTCAGTTACGGGAGTATGTAAATGCTGTCAGCAATAATGCCAACCTTGTATTTGTG GTTGGTGCCATGGCTCATGGGAAAATTGATAGCGAGTATGTGGATGATTTCATATcag TTTCTGGATATCCGCTGAGCGCTGGGGTGTGCCTGAGAAGTATATGTATAGCATTGGAGAGAAAgtggaatattttgtga
- the LOC126610859 gene encoding probable sodium/metabolite cotransporter BASS3, chloroplastic yields MLPFVVAATAIAALAQPSTFTWVSKDLYAPALGGIMLSIGIKLSIDDFALAFKRPLPLSVGFIAQYVLKPLLGVLIANASGVPRMFYAGFVLTACVS; encoded by the exons ATGCTTCCTTTCGTCGTTGCTGCTACCGCCATTGCTGCTCTGGCTCAGCCGTCAACGTTCACTTG GGTATCCAAGGATTTATATGCCCCTGCTCTTGGTGGGATCATGCTGTCAATTGGAATCAAACTTTCGATTGATGATTTTGCTCTTGCATTCAAAAG ACCTTTACCACTCTCTGTTGGGTTTATCGCGCAGTATGTGCTGAAACCGCTACTTGGGGTACTAATTGCAAACGCATCTGGCGTGCCGAGGATGTTCTACGCTGGCTTTGTTCTCACCGCTTGTGTCTCATGA
- the LOC126610824 gene encoding uncharacterized protein LOC126610824: MARRKRRQSQSESEAEAQDLSNKTVKRKLEEKSTATEELTDNDVTHDAIIPSPPPNVEVRRATFIVENASLRKGIVRKRWKILDSEEDADALKQKKDENNYRPGVVYQALRAIFDSKLNKAGMVGAVYVKTDNGVLFEIKPHVRIPRTCRRFCGVMLELLDKKCIRTKDTNEILMRVIAEPVTRYLPVNSRVVGLSYSSEKVVDIDDYVNSASDELNLVFVVGELAHGKINEYTDDFISVSNYPLSAKGCIGLICESLEHKWKIF, from the exons ATGGCGAGGCGGAAGAGGAGGCAGTCGCAGTCGGAGTCGGAGGCGGAGGCGCAGGATTTATCTAATAAGACTGTGAAGCGGAAGTTGGAAGAAAAATCGACAGCAACAGAAGAGTTAACAGATAATGACGTCACGCATGATGCCATTATACCGTCCCCGCCGCCGAATGTTGAGGTGCGTCGGGCAACCTTTATTGTAGAAAATGCTTCTCTGAGAAAGGGCATCGTTCGAAAG AGGTGGAAGATTCTGGATTCAGAGGAAGACGCTGATGCcctgaaacaaaagaaagatgagAATAATTATCGGCCTGGAGTTGTCTACCAG GCTCTTCGTGCGATTTTTGATAGCAAACTTAATAAAGCTGGTATGGTAGGAGCTGTGTATGTGAAAACAGATAATGGAGTGTTATTTGAGATTAAACCCCATGTTCGTATACCAAGAACGTGTAGGCGCTTTTGTGGAGTCATGC TGGAGTTACTAGATAAAAAATGCATACGGACCAAAGATACAAATGAAATTCTTATGCGTGTCATTGCGGAACCTGTAACTCGATATTTACCGGTCAACTCTCGTGTAGTAG GACTCTCTTATAGTTCAGAAAAAGTGGTTGATATTGATGACTATGTTAATTCTGCCAGCGATGAATTGAATCTTGTTTTTGTG GTGGGTGAACTGGCCCATGGGAAGATCAATGAGTATACAGATGATTTTATATCGG TTTCAAATTATCCATTGAGTGCAAAAGGCTGCATAGGGTTGATTTGCGAGTCGTTGGAGCATAAATGGAAGATCTTCTGA
- the LOC126603510 gene encoding cation/H(+) antiporter 3-like: MSKNISSLEEDDDIVLQNINEKFFNVCFNLPPNMNFHGVWEDDLSKTSVPPRARTDQLVPLLEFQMVVIFIITQTGILLGPSIKSKLGTFKESLFPLISQDVIGTASVFGYCLFMFLIGVKMDVGLIRRTGNKALAIGVLSLVVPFAFGFSIAAACVYFTHREQDLETVFFVAGTHSLTSFAVVSSLLEDLKLLNSELGRLGLSTALISDMLNVIITSTATFFRVFMGTGQPKYKICTDIASLIGFLLTVVFIIRPAFFWIVRHTPAGKPVKDVYLYTIFVLLMLSAFLSHAFDQTALFGAFILGLAVPAGPPLGSALVKMLDCVASGVLVPLFVTVCSMKADLSFATYDGKLLMLDVILLVVTFVSKVIACFVPALICKMPFNDALAIGFIMSAKGIVELASYSLFHDFKTIDDQTFAVLIVSVLTVAILVPSMVNYLYDPSRKYAGYQKRNIMDLKPNSELRILACIYSHYDVAPIINLLDVSCPTGGSPIFVNALHLIELVGRAAPLFINHHIHEKVTFDIAYSENVIIPFDQYQLNNQGAVFVNIFTAISPPNIMHEDICTLGLDKLTSIILLPFHRKFSFDGSIESEDNNTRALNCSVLDRAPCSIGIIVHRGYLRRPSALYRIAMIFLGGRDDREALTFAKRVSKDPGSFSLTVVRLDAEDDHTMPDWDTILDNELLKDFKHNVGNENITYIEKTSNDSVRTTGILRSLMNEYELIIVGRRNGFQSPQTLGLSEWTEFPELGIIGDLLVSSDFNSKASIFVVQQQKKLKGRINISNGNTFKL; this comes from the exons ATGTCGAAAAATATTTCAAGTTTGGAGGAAGATGATGACATTGTGCTGCAGAATATCAATGAAAAGTTCTTCAATGTTTGCTTCAACTTACCACCAAATATGAACTTTCATGGTGTCTGGGAGGACGATCTCTCAAAAACTTCCGTGCCACCACGAGCACGTACTGATCAATTAGTGCCTCTTTTGGAGTTTCAGATGGTTGTGATTTTCATCATCACTCAA ACTGGCATACTGCTTGGACCTTCAATCAAAAGCAAGTTGGGAACATTCAAAGAGTCCTTGTTTCCACTCATCAGTCAAGATGTAATTGGCACGGCATCTGTGTTTGGTTACTGTCTGTTTATGTTTCTAATCGGTGTGAAAATGGATGTGGGATTGATAAGGAGAACAGGAAACAAAGCTTTAGCGATTGGTGTTTTGTCACTCGTAGTGCCCTTCGCATTCGGCTTTTCAATAGCAGCTGCTTGTGTATATTTTACCCACAGAGAACAAGACctggagacggttttttttgTAGCCGGCACACATTCTTTGACTTCATTTGCTGTCGTTTCTAGCCTTCTTGAAGACCTCAAACTCCTAAATTCAGAACTAGGTCGGTTGGGATTGTCTACTGCGCTAATCAGCGACATGCTAAACGTGATTATAACAAGTACTGCTACTTTTTTCAGAGTTTTCATGGGAACTGGCCAACCAAAATACAAAATCTGCACTGACATTGCATCACTTATTGGCTTTCTTCTCACGGTTGTGTTCATCATTCGTCCTGCCTTCTTTTGGATTGTGAGACATACACCTGCAGGCAAACCTGTTAAGGATGTATACCTTTACACCATCTTTGTACTGCTtatgctttctgcttttctttctcATGCTTTTGACCAAACCGCACTTTTCGGTGCATTTATTTTGGGATTAGCTGTTCCAGCCGGACCACCATTAGGCTCAGCTCTAGTGAAAATGCTGGATTGTGTCGCCAGTGGAGTTTTGGTGCCACTCTTTGTAACTGTATGTTCAATGAAGGCTGATCTTTCATTCGCAACATATGATGGTAAATTGTTAATGCTGGACGTAATCCTTCTGGTGGTAACTTTTGTGTCCAAAGTAATAGCGTGTTTTGTGCCAGCTTTGATTTGCAAGATGCCCTTCAATGATGCTCTTGCAATTGGTTTCATTATGAGTGCCAAAGGCATAGTTGAGCTGGCCTCCTATTCCTTATTCCATGACTTCAAG ACCATTGATGACCAAACATTCGCTGTGTTGATCGTTAGTGTTCTGACTGTAGCAATACTTGTGCCAAGCATGGTGAATTACTTGTATGATCCTTCAAGGAAATACGCAGGCTACCAGAAAAGGAACATCATGGATTTGAAACCGAATTCTGAGCTCCGAATACTTGCATGCATTTACTCACACTATGATGTCGCTCCTATCATCAACCTTCTTGATGTTTCATGTCCAACAGGAGGGAGTCCAATTTTTGTGAATGCCCTTCACCTTATTGAGCTAGTTGGCAGAGCTGCCCCTCTCTTTATTAACCACCATATTCATGAAAAGGTTACATTTGACATTGCCTATAGTGAAAATGTTATCATCCCCTTCGACCAGTATCAACTGAACAATCAAGGTGCTGTGTTCGTGAACATATTTACAGCCATCTCTCCACCCAACATAATGCATGAGGATATATGCACACTTGGGCTTGACAAACTTACATCCATTATACTACTTCCATTTCATCGAAAATTCTCCTTCGATGGAAGCATAGAGTCTGAGGACAATAATACAAGGGCACTAAATTGTAGTGTCCTTGATAGGGCTCCGTGTTCAATAGGAATTATTGTTCACCGTGGCTATTTGAGACGTCCATCAGCATTGTATCGCATTGCCATGATCTTCTTAGGGGGTAGGGACGATAGGGAGGCCTTGACATTTGCAAAACGGGTGAGCAAAGACCCCGGGAGCTTCAGCCTAACAGTGGTACGATTAGATGCCGAGGATGATCACACAATGCCTGATTGGGATACAATTCTTGATAATGAGCTGTTGAAGGATTTTAAGCATAATGTTGGAAACGAGAATATTACATACATAGAAAAGACATCAAATGATTCTGTTCGAACAACAGGAATACTTCGGTCTCTGATGAATGAGTATGAGCTTATCATAGTTGGGAGAAGGAATGGCTTTCAATCCCCTCAGACATTAGGTCTCTCAGAGTGGACTGAATTCCCGGAATTGGGGATCATTGGGGACCTGCTTGTTTCGTCAGATTTCAACAGCAAAGCTTCAATTTTTGTGGTACAACAGCAAAAGAAATTGAAGGGAAGGATAAATATAAGCAATGGCAATACTTTCAAGCTATGA